The genomic stretch AACTTATGCATTATCTGGGACTTTAGCTGAGTTAGATGCTGATGCCAGCAAACTTAGATAATTTTTTCCCTCTTACCACAAATGCAAACCTATAGGGCAGGCTAGAAACCCTAGGACTACTTCCACTGAAAACTCTCAAGATGGGAATACTATAGATCTGAGGTTTATGAATAATGGTTTTAGAGCCTTCCATGCTACCCCAACTTTAAAAGATCCCACTGATTACTTAAATTGGTTAACCAAAGTAGAGAAACAGAAAGTCCAGGCTTGGAAATATATAGGAATATATGACCTGATTATGCTGCCAAAACTGGACGTAGATTACAACACTCCCATGTTGATTTCCTCACTGTACTTCTGGGACAATACACATTATACCTCCCATCTTCCTTGTGGAATGGCCGCACCAACTCTCTTCGACATGGCCGCCATCACAGGACTGAAACCCACTGGACATACCTATGATCCTGATATTGATTCTATGGATACTATTGCCTTTTCGACCATTAGAGCAGCGTATTCAACACACATTGCACATTACCATGATAAAGATACTGAAGCTGTCTCCGACGTGGAACACATAGCTTTTTTGGCTTTGTGGCTGTCACATTCCGTGTTTTGCTCAAAATCCCTTCAAGTTGCCAAAAAATATCTTACTTTAGCCAATTCAAAATCCTTTATTTAAATTTTGAGTTTTGATCGAAAACCGTTTTCAACCGCTTCTCCAAAGAACCGCTCTAAAGTCTCAGCTGTAAGCTTGACCTTTATCCACCTAGCCAAGTTGACTCGCTTCCATCTAGTCGAATACTACTTCTTGGACGAAACCAGCTATACATATTTgttttccaattttggtaattcTTGATGGGCGTCGAACATATGAGCTAACATGGTGATTACTGGAAAAAGGTCATTTGTAGTAGGTTTGAAAGTCCACCATATGTTTGGTGTGGAATCAAGGAAGTTGCGTGCTTCTTTGTTGTTGTTAGAAAATTGTAGAAGAAGTCTTGGTGTGAGGCTTGAACATAGATCTCACAATAGTTAGAATCTCTCACAGGGTGTGAGAGGACTAGATGTACCCTTGATTGGAAAGAATAACTAGTATACATTGTTATGTTCTTTATTCTTCTGCATTTAAATTATGCACTTTACTTCATAAGTTCATCAAAATATTTCCAGAAAAATAAAAACATAAGAACATCTCTAAAATAATCGAAGAATTCTCAAAATTTAATTCACCCCCTTTTAGATTGCACTATGAACTTATAATTGGTATTAGAACAGGTTAAAGTAACTTGCTCCCCGATCCAAAAATTATGGCTTCCGCTAATCCGGTTTTTAGAGATGGTGGTAGTGATAATAAACATCCATGTTTTGTTGGTGACCattatgatttttggaaaattcTCATGCAAACGTATCTTGAGGCACAATGCCAAAGTTCATTTTGAATGTTATTGAAGATGATCATTTCATTCTCATGAGTGTTATTAATGGATTTTGTACATCCAAGATCAAAAGTTCTTGGAATGGTGATGATAAAAAGAAAATTCTATTTGGGATATCTCATCATAAAACAACAAAGGAGATTTGGGATACTTTAGAAGTCGCACATGAAGGAATGATAGAGATAAAACGATCTAAATTAAATACTCTATCGCAAGAATATGAATGATTTAAAATCCATCCCCATAAATCTATCTTTGATTTGAAAAAGAGATTTAGTTATTTAATAAATCATTTGATGGCTCTCGGTATAAGTTTTACAAATGATGAATTAAATCTAAAAGTGCTTAGATCTTTGAGAAAAACTTGATAACCAAAGGTAACAGTTATTTCGGAAAAGAAATGTCTTTCAAAATGTATTATGcaacattgttcggtaaactTCAAGAGCACAAGATATAACTTGAAAAAATAGAAAGGCATGAAGATGAAAGAAATAATTCAAAAAGACTTGCCTTAAAGACTAGAGTAAAAAATAATGATATCAATCAAGAGGATGAGTCCACTTATAACGAATATGATAATCTTATCAAAAGTTTTGAAAAGTTCTaaagaaaagaaaggaaaatgaGGTCATTTAAGAAGAAGCACCAATAAGGAAGGTTACATGCTTTGAATGTGGAAAAAGAGGATATGTCAAGAGTGAATGCCCTACATTTAAAAATAAGTAAATTCAAAAGAAAGAAAGACAAATGGCCAAGAAAACATATGTAGCATGGAATGACAATGAAATAAGTTTCTCTTCAGATAAAGATCATGCAAGCTACGCATTGATGGCATCACAACATTCAAGTGATGATGAACATGGGGTTAATGATTCTGAAATTGATGAGAGTCTTCCATATGATGAATTAAAAAACTATTTTCATAAATTATGATAGCAGTCGTCATTACGTGATTTTTATGAGAAAACTCGGATAAATTCAGAAGAACATTGACCAAAAGAGAAGTCAAAGTGTGAAGAAATAAGCAAAAATCCCAAacaagaaaaaataaataaaaacttGGGGAAATTTGTGAAGAAAAAGTGAAAAAAACAAATGATTTTCTTCTAAAATCCTCGCGCATGCGATGCATCCTATCGCGGTGCAATGAAGCTTGCATTACGGCGCGATACCGACTCGTCACGACGCGATGACATGGTTTTTGGCTGACACACAATTTTCTATTTAAAGGGATGTTTGACTACTTTTTTCAAGGTTTTGAATTTTATATTAAAAGTGATGGCTATGGATATTCAAGGGGTGATTTTGGAGCACATTATAGTCATTAAAGAGTAATTCTTTAATAGATTTTGATGATGAAGACTTATTAACTCATGATATTTGTTAATTTATCAATGAGTAGCTAAGCTTTTCTAGATTACATCTTTTTAAGATGAACCTTATTTTTACTTTGTTGGATCATATGTATGTTTGATATTTGTTGAGTACTTTTAATGTTATTATCTAATTTATAATTTTTTGTGTTTAATGTTTTTTTGTCTCTTACAGGTGTACAAATCGATCTACATAATTAGGGATTTCTGACGATTAGGTTGTTTATCTGATCTAGGAAATTTATTCAACTTTGTAATTAATTAGGGACATATAATTAGAAGTTGCTGCTTATGAATTAACACACTTAGAACGCCtagtttagctttgaattgacCTAAGGAATTATAGGATTATCGTATAAATTAGTGAGCTACATACCAAGGAATTGGGTGTAGCGGTTTTGTTAATTCACAATGAGTTGATTGAAACTTAATAAATACACAATTCATCAATAAGTAAAAATAAGGGGATTCAATAATAAGGACCTAATCGCCTTTCTCATCTTGACTTCCACCTTTTTAATTTCTCGTTCTAGAACCACTTTTCTAACAAAAATCCCCCCTTTAATCACTTACAATCACACATGATTTTCTTATTAAATTATAATCCTTATGGAGACGATCTTTTTATTATTACTTTGACATTATCGATATACTTGGCGAGAGGTCATAAATTTTTTGGCGCCGTTGCTAGGGATCGTTGATTTCAAAGAAAATTTAGTACAGCAGttttagtttttaattttattttatttagttttaatttttaatttttgcaatttatattttatttatgaattttattttgtaactatttttagttttaattttatttctaattttgttttatttatttggTGCGGTGCTACAAAGGTAGTTCTTGTTTGTTATGCGAGGTACTGGTTTAAAGATGATACCGATCGATCTCGAAATTGAAAGAACATCATGTAGTTGCATGTTTCTAATACATTCAAGGGGAACACCCTAATATGGTTATTTTTTTGCTTGTCTTATCGCTTTCATTTTCAATTACTTTCGGTTATTGAATCTCCTTCATGATTGCACTTCTCTGGACTATGTTTTGAAATGATTcatttttagcatgcataaaTCACTAGTTATGTTTGAACTTGATCAATATGATTTTAGTCAATTAATGTTGCTTTTTATGATTCCTCACCCCAAAAGATGGAGAAAggtatttgttttgatgtttCAAGTGTGATAACGGAAAAACTGATCAACGCCGAAAGTTCCAAATAGGATCTTCAACCTTCAATAAAGGACGAGGACATTAAGGAAGATGAATAGGAAAGATCACATGAAGATGAAAAATAAGATACCTCAAACCATCTACCTCAATATTGGACAATCATAAAAGATCATTCGTTAGATCCAATTATGGGAGACATCAAAAGAGGTGTAAGTACTAGATCACAGGCTAATAATTTATGTATGTACTCTGCTTTCATTTCTTAGATTGAACCTAATTCAATATCTAATGCTTTACTTGACGAGGGATGATTGCTTATTATACAAGAAGAACTTATCCAATTTAAACGTAATGACATTTGGGACCTTGTTCTGCGTCTAGTTGATAAAACTGTCATTGACACAAAATGGGTATTTTGGAACAAGATGGATGAAAATGGTGCAATTACTAGAAATAAAGAAATATTAGTGGCAAAAATATATAATCAAACTGAAGGAATAAACTACGAGGAGACTTATGCTCCTATAGCTCATCTATAAGCTATTAGACTCCTTTTGGAATTCACTTGTTGCCtggattttaagctttaccaaatggacgtaaaaTTTTCTTTTCTTAATGACCATATAAATGAAGAGGTGTATATCTCACAACCCCCAGGTTTGAGGATAATGATAATCCTATTCATATTTTTAAATTGAAAAGAGCCCTttatggtctcaaacaagctccaaGATCTTGGTATGAGCAATTGAGTGAATTTTTGATCAAACAAGGAATAAATCGTGGTAAAGTGGACACCATTTTGTTTATGAGACATAAGGAAAATCATATTCTACTGGTTTgaatttatgtagatgatatatTTTTCATATCTACTAATGAATCTCTTCGTCAAGAACTTACGAGTTTGATGCAGGTAGAATTTAAGATGTCTATTATGGGAGATGTAACATATTTCTTAGGATCACAAACCAAGCAAACTCAAGAAGACACTTTGATAAGTCAAGCAAAATACTGCTTAGAGCTTCTCAAGAAGTTCGATATGAAAGATTAGAGAAGCATCTTAACACCAATAGCTTCAAATATGCTTATTGATAAAGATGAAAGAGGAGTGGATTTCGAAGTAACCAGGTATAAAGGTATAATCGGATCCTTACTTTATTTAACCGCGAGTAGGCCAAATATCATGTTTAGCGTGTGCATGTGTGCTACATATCAAGCATCACTTCAGGAATCCCGCTTTAAGATTGTAAAGCGTATTTATAGGTATCTTAACGGAACCTCCCACCACTGACTTTGATATCCTAAAGGTAGTGCTTGTAGCTTAGTAGGTTTTTCTGATTTCGATTTTTCCGGGTGCAAGTCGGATAGGAAAAGTAATAATGCTACTTGTCACTTATTTGGAGGTTGTTTAGTTTCTTGGCGTAGTAGCAAGCAATATATTGTCGCTCTTTCTACCGTCAAGGCTGGATATGCAGCCACTAGTAGCTCTTGTGCATAAGTCTTATGGCTAAAGTAACAATTGCTAGATTATGATTTAAAACTTGGTTGCGTTCCGATTAAGTGCGATATCGGTAGTGCAATAAGTCTCATTAAGAATCCGATACTTTATTCATTGACTAAATAGATTGAGATCCGACACTATTTTCTTAGAGAACACGTGGAAAAAGGGGATGCTTTCGTTGAAACTAAAAGTCATCTTGCTGACACTTTTACAAAACCATTGTCATCAAATCCCTTTCATAAGTTTTGTAGGGATTTGGGAGTCTTAGAATCTTCGTGCTTTAAATAGAATACTGATTTTGTTTAGTGTCATTTGCTATATTTTTTTCACTAACACTATCTTGTAGCAAATCATAGCTCTTACCAACTACATCGATATCTCTCTATAACTTGTGTATCTGATTTTATGTAATTGTATATGTTTTTTCTAGAGCTATGCATTGGTTTTCTTATTACCTTCTTCATTTTACCCATTTCATCTCTAGCATATGTTCTTGATTGATCTAATTTACATTTAAGTCTCTTCAAACGCGTATCCCTAATTATGTGCATTTGAGCATTTGTATACTTGTTCATGCATTATTTATGTTATTAACTCATTTCTTTGCATAATAGTTTTATTCACATCATTATTTGCTATTAAATGTTGGTGTTGCCTATCTATTTGCATTTTGTTTCATGTAGCATGTCTATTTTCGTGTTCTATATCCGATCTTTGTTGTTGTATATTCTTATTAGCTGTTTAGCTTACATGTTCATCTGTAATTAtttgtttgtggttgtttatttgGTTTTTATACACATTTCAATCTATCTATTTTTTATGTTGTCAAAGGGGGTGGGGGAGGGGGGATTGTAATGTGAGTCTAGAATTTTTTTATGCGTTTTATTCAGTGGTTTGACAATTTACCCCCCTTTGACAAATACCATTTAAAAGAAGTAGGTTCTTCTATCCAGATTGCCTAAGCAGAGACTGTGCGGAAGGCTACAAATAAGGTAGAGTTCTTCTTAAATCTTTGGACAATTCATCTCTCAATGAATCAGTAGGATCAAGAGGTGATTTTAGCATACAAAGGCTTGGAGAAAATTGGTGTTATTGGAAAGTTCAAGAAGCATTTATCGAGTAAAGATTACACATAAAAGTTTGGTATTACGTTGTATATAATTCAAGATCCTGATAGGAGATTTTTTTTTCTCAACATTATTATGGATTGATGATTGTATGAACTCTTACAAATATTTACCAAATAAAAAGAAACAACGCAAGTTCCAATGGGAAACCTTTGAAGAGTTCACGTAGGCAAAGCGATAATGAACACCGAAACACTATAAATCTCGGTGTCATCTCTCTCCCTTACTTTTGCATTTAATTTTCGTAGGATTTGCATGCTCAGGTATTTCATTTCTAGCATAGTTTATCTTTTATTTAATTGGTAGCAATTAATTATGCAAGGTAGGGTTTTGTCAGAATTGGTGCCCAATCTAGCTGAATTGGTGATTAAATTCTGAGAAATGATTGAGGTTAGAATTCATTGAAATCGAATCATTGTATAATCACATACCGTGAAATATATAATTGAATTAATTGAATACCTTGTGTATCATCAATAAAGCTATCATTTGGTATTTGATAATTGTTTAAGAGTTAACGTGATCAAGTTTGAATAAAAGTATAATTTTCACATTTTCTCTTCAAAACTTTCGCGCGCATCTTTTAAAAAATCTATGATACTCtttttgaaaaagtggttgaTTTTTTTCTAGGGTCTATTCACCGTTTTCTACTTCCCTATTCACACCAAAGACAGTGCACACACTTTGCAAATGGAAAAGAGAGACACTTCAAGCTAACGAAGAAGTAAAAGAAGAGAAAGTATAGATGTCAGTTCCACCACTTCAAACGTTGGGGGACTATTGCAGAAGGACTAATTTAAGACAAATTTGTTTAGGATTTCAACTAGCTAATGCAATAACCTTTGAGATTAAAAATTATGTACTTACAAGTTTGAAGGAGTACCAGTTCGACGGGAAAACAATTAGAGATCCTTGGAAGCATCTCGCTAAATTATATGAGACATGCTCGATGTGCAAGCCTACTTGTGAAATCACCGACGATCGGGTAAACTACATTTGTTTGATTTTTTCTTGATAGGGCGTGTGAAGGATTGGCTACAATGTATCCCAAATGACACTATCCATACTTGGAAAGAGCTCGAAGACAAGTTTCTCGATAGGTACTATTCCAATGCTCAATTTGTGAAAAGAAAATCCATAATTACCAGTTTTTCTCAAGAAGAGGCATAATCACTATCTGATGCATGAGAAAGATTTAAGTTTCTACTCCGAAAGTGTCTAAATCATAACATGAGCTCTATAAAACAAATGACACACTTCGTCGATGGGTTGAGAACACAAATGAGAATACTTCTCGATGCCTCAGCTGGCTAGTGAAATCACCAAAGATTAGGTTTGAATGAGAACCTGTTCGACAGGAAAGCAATCCGAGATCCTTGGGAGCATCTCACTAAATTATATGAGACATGCTCGATGTGCAAGCCGACTTGTGAAATCACCGACGATCAGGTAAAATTATGTTTGTTTGGTTTTTCCTTGATAGGTTGCGCGAAGGATTGACTGCAGTGTTTCCCAAGTgtaggggtgttcgcggtgcggtttgggcggttttgacgataaaaatcatctgaaccgcaagagaaaaaagcatgcggttcggttgacttttacaaataaaaccaaaccaaaccaaaccaaaccaatgcggtttggattggttcggttggttcggttttttacaatatttttattgagttatacatacacctatagagaataacgtaactttgtatttagtcattcatacattactaaataacataaaaacttatcatatttagacaaaaacttCGCATTCAATATACACAAAATTAGATTAgacaaaaatggaataaaaaacatatatataatagtagaataaaataatatcaaaggtattataataaaacataaaaaacatatgagaagagagattagagaagatgaaaaaaagaacatatGAGATGCGGGATTGAGAAGAAATGTGCgataaaaacgtaattggaagagaaaatagtaacataaaagataaaaaagaaagaacataagagatgaaATATTAGAGTAGAAAAAGCGAAACTTACATGgtaaagaagatgagaagaatgtgtaATACTACTTggagagatttaagaaggttgaaattgaaatcccaggtgtgagtaagagaaaatcgtttttaattgtaaggttaaggcatactaagtttgagttttggattggatgtgggataattgaagtttgagttgtaacataatgcggtttggtttggtttagttcggtttgaaaaatacaaaccgcaaaccaaaccaaaccgtgcggttttgtTAGAGAATGACCCAAACGgatccgaaccaaatgcggttttttgcggttttggtttggtttggtttggtttgcggttttctattaggttggtttggttttgaacacccctacCCAAGTGGCAATATCCATACTTGGAAAGAGCTCGAAGACAAGTTTCTTGAGAGGTATAATTCCAATGCTTAGTTTGTGAAAAGAAAGTTGCGATTACCAGTTTTGCTCAAGAAGAGGCAGAGTCACTATCTGATGCATGTGAAAGATTTAGTTTTCTACTCTGAAAGTGCCCAAATGACAACATGAGCTCTATAGAACAAATGACACACCTCATCGATGGGTTCAAAACACAATCAAGAATGCTTCTCGATGCCTCAGTTGAAGGTACATTGAGATTAAAGGTCGATGAAGAGTTAAAAACAATGATTGAGAATATATGTCAAAACGAATATTATTCAAGGGAGCATGCAATGAAACAAAAAGGTATTCATGCAGTTAATTCGACCATAACTTTGTCCTCTCAGATAGAAGCACTTAATAAACAGTTTGTCGCATCCCAACTAGCACAATATAATGTGAGTCATATTCAGATACTTCGTCGTGACTGTTGTGGAGGAGAACATGCCAATGGTAGTTGTACTATAGAGGTTGAGAGTGCAGAAGTTCAGTATGTTAATTTTCAAAAGAATAATTCTTATTCCAACACCTACAATACGGGTTAGAAAGATCACCCGAACTTCAAGTGGAGCAACAATCAGACTTTTAATGCTAATCAAGATGTTTAACAAGCTCCATAATCACCTCAACGCAAACCATCACCTCTTGAAGAGGCATTGTCAAGTTTCATGAAGTCTATGCAAGTCAGTTTCGCCAAGTAAATAAGGATCAAGAAAACATGGCTAAATCTCAACAAGAGATGGCACAAAACCAGATAATGATAAACAAGAACACATAAGCATCCATAAAAAACTTAGAGATGCAAGTCGGTCAATTGTCTCGTCAAATGGCAACTCAAGCTAGTTCAAGTGGGGGATTTATAGGTAACACCGTAGATGATCCGAAAAATGAAATGTGTAAGGCCATCGAGTTAAGAAATA from Lathyrus oleraceus cultivar Zhongwan6 chromosome 7, CAAS_Psat_ZW6_1.0, whole genome shotgun sequence encodes the following:
- the LOC127102575 gene encoding uncharacterized protein LOC127102575; protein product: MSSIEQMTHLIDGFKTQSRMLLDASVEGTLRLKVDEELKTMIENICQNEYYSREHAMKQKGIHAVNSTITLSSQIEALNKQFVASQLAQYNVSHIQILRRDCCGGEHANGSCTIEVESAEVQYVNFQKNNSYSNTYNTG